TTTGAAGTATGGCTTCGTGCGTGATAAACCATGACTCCGACTTTTGAAACCAGCCGACCCTTACAGCGAGGATTTCCAAGTGGGACCACACttgaaagaaactgtgctGTTCAATGACAAAGCCTGAGAGTGgacttttcttttaacacaGAGCCAAGACACCTTGTGAAGTAAACATGGCATAGACCTTGAGATCTCAACGAAGTGTCAAAGGGTCCGGATGAAGACGAAATCAGTGCACTGCTGTTTGTTGGTTCCACTTAACCCAAGCAAATTTGCTAGTGTTGTTCAATTTATTCTGATCTTATGTTAGTGAACACTAACTTGTTTATTGTTGATACACTTGATTGTTGGCCACCTGCTAGCGAAAACACTAGCTTGCCGCTTGAGGACTAGTCAACTGCGAAAACAGGTCAACCGCGGGACGCAAGCACCCGCAAACTAGTGGTATGATAACAGAGCCGACTGGCTGTCCCGTTAGTGTATAAGGCGCACTCTTCGTTTGTGATCACCTCAAATCAACAACAGTTTTGCCATTTAAGGCTGTCGGTGCGTTTAAGCGAAATTATTTGACTGCTACGTTGGCAAATAAACCGCTAAACATAGTTTGAACTTGGCATATGACGCCAATAGCAAGACAGTCATCTCCATGAAGTAACCTGTTGAATCTATGTGACGTAATTGTTGACTAATTCAATCGGCCCGGCCGCCTTGCTTCGATTCCTCAGAACATCGAGCTGtgaaacataaacaaattTCGCTCCAGCCCTAATTTTcgacttgttttgacagcaAAGATCAATGGTTTGCGTTTTTCAACGAGATAACAAGTGTTAGTCGTTACAGGAGCAATTAGCAAAAGCATATCAAGATTGCCGGAAGCCTTTAGGGTCGGCGCATGCtcagagcagttttttaaCGCCTTGACGATGGTGCTGCTTCAGAAGATGTGAGAAGACGTGAATGGCGATTAAGCTTACCAGGTGATCACGTCATCTGAAGCAAGGAGGAATTTTCCTCCTTTAGGTGACTGAGAACTGCTAATGAGCTGCACTGTGGTTGGAAACAAGGAGCATTCGCCGCGGACGCCACTGTGATATGCCAAAATCCTTCCTTGTGAAAAAGACCTCTCGAATCAAGAGGAAACACGAAGAGGATACATGTGAAGGTATGTGGTGCCCCGTACGTCGCCACCGGGGACTGAGTCTGGGGGTCCCTGTGAAAGGTCAAATTCTTGCCGAAATTTCGAACACTACAACACCGTATGGATAAGAGTTTCATAACTGTAGTGCGTAAATCTGCATAATCGTCCGACATTCACCTAAATTCTTCGAAGAAGTCAAGTTGATGTTATTTAAGTTCATGGTTCGTTAGGTCAGTGAGGCCATAACGCAACGATCAAGATTGTGATGGATCTTACccaaggaaaatttttttaaacttattttGCACAGCTCTTTTTAGAtaattcttttcagtttttgagaGCACGAAATTGTATTTAACGGTAGTTTTTCCCCCACTGATTACTTCAGTTTCAGAGTATGCAAAAAGTAGTCGGAAATAACAGGCAGATATAAATAATTCACCTCGTGGAGAACTTTAGCTTCAAGATTAACCCCCTTAATTCTCGCTGCTCTATTCTTTCTTGACGCcaaagattttaaaatgatttttcgtTCCTATTTTGTTATAGAAAACGAGGAAGGATCAAACTTTGGTGGAGAGGACAGACCAAACGCCATCAACCAAGACATCAGTTCTACCGGTAAGTGTTTCTCTCTGTTGACACTTGTACCTGCAAAACCCTGGACTTTTTTCTGTCGATCGGTTGCGTTATCTATGACTATCCATGGTTTGAAACACACGCCTTATACAAATTCACTTTGACTTACATTACTTAGAAATCTCAAAAGtttcaaatattcttttaaaaacaaactagTCCGTCAATCGACGCAATTGATTCTTCATGACAGACTTTTATGGCGTTATCATGCGTTCAGCGGATAATTCAACTTAGAgctattatttttctttatgtttGGATTTACTCATGCAAGTTGTAGTCTCCAATATTTCCTTATTCATTTGAGCAATGCAAGAAGGAAAATCATCTCGACTTTAATTTACCAAGTGCGACAATAAGATTATATAGTGCTGCGAAGAGCTCGCTTTGGATAAACGCGAAGCTTCGAGATCTAGATACTTATGCCAGCTCCCGCTCGAAAATCAGTACCGATCGCACGAAGACTTTAAAAAGGCCTTctcaagattttttttctccggTTTAGAGGAATAAGGGCTTTGAACAATAGTGTCCAAGCTTACGCTTTGTAGAAGTTAGACGTAGTTCAAGCGCAGCCAGTCAAGAGTACTTGTTTACCGGTGTCAGGATTTTTCAAGTGTGGCTGCGACCATGTTTGTGATTTAATGGCCAACACAAGAATGCCACCCTCTTGCTATTAAGTGTTTATCGTCGCGTGTTTACTTTTTGCTGTTAAGCTGTTGTTACGCACATCATGGGGTGTTGTTATTACTTGACTGAGAAAATCCTTTTGGTGCAGATTTGAGGTTTGGGATTGAAATCTAATTCACCTTGGCAAAACATTTCTGAAAAATGCTTCTGACTTTCAAACCAGCTGAAAAATTAGTGCTAGTAAATATGCAAATAGTTTTACCAAAGTGCATTTACCTTGGAAAAGTTCATTTGTATAACGTCATATCACGTTAAAGCGCTTTAAGATCAAAACTTGAGATAACCTGAGACTAGTAATGTGGTCATTGGTTAATTTTgacttggaaaaaaacaagcatCCGTTAGCTGAATTCTATTTTAGCTTAATCTTATTTTGTTGCACTTGAATAGCTAATGTCTATCCTTGGTTATTCGGATCTCAGACCCTGTTGTCTGAATTGTTTGAATTAAGACTCTAAGGTAAAACTGGACTCCATCAAAATTTAAGTTTCACACGTTGGCTTTGTATTGACGCACCATTCACATTCTCTGCTTTTGGGTGGCGTAGACGTATGCAAAATCTTCGGTCAGCATCTTGGTGCGGCCCCACCATCTACATTTCTGTTCTTTATTTGGAACTCAGCCTTCATTTACCGTCTACAAAGTTGAACTACCAGGACAATATTTTTTCGGCGCCGAAAGGAAAAAGCCTTTGTTCGGGAAACTAAAGCAAGTGATTAACTTTGAAGTGCAGCTGTTTTTGCTCAATTTTCTTAACGCCATTTGCTATGGAAAAGATACAGTGTAAGAACTTCTTGCCTTTAATAATCCTTTggtcacaaagacaaaaatctATCACGTGCCATTTCACTTGTTGTTACATTTACCGCCGACAATTCCTACACTTTCATTTATGGGAGATCTTCGGTTCAGTTAAAATTTGAGATATCGCTGGCATAATTATCTTATATCGGAAAAGTTAGAGCCGGTCAAAGGTTGCTGTGCTTGCCAAAGCCATTGCCTGTTAATTTATCAATTAACCCTGACCCTGTAACTATCATGgattattaaaacaaaagcgCAAAATTAGATAGAGTTCGAGGCTCCCACGCCTGAGGGTTGCGCGCGCCCCCTGAAACACTGATTCCCAGAATTCACTGTAGATTCTTTACCAATAGGCAAGCAGTAACAATGGGTCtccataattattaaaatttgttattgtacCATAGGCGATGTGGCAATTCAATGCAACCTGGAATCTGGCGCAAACCCCCACGTCCCGCATTCCATTAGTGGCGGGAACCACCCCACTGCTTTTCCCGCGTTGGACACGCGCGGCCTACACACTCTCGCTGAGCTGTGCTTGCGTCGAGCAGACTACGAATTTTCAACACAGAACGTTGACACAGACAACAAGAACACAAGCAATACCGGATCGCTTGGGACTGACTTCAGAGAGCCCTTTAAACTGCATGTATCGCAGAAGAAAAGGCTTGTTAGCGATTCGGTAGTTCCCActttaagaaaacaacaagttgGAGCTAAAGAAAGTGCGGTGGAAAAATGCGAAGACTTGAAAGAAAGGAGGAAAGAAGCATTGCGGCGAGCAAGCAATGCGTCTGATGAAGGCTCTTCAAGACTTCATAAACTTGATGATGAACTGGAAAAAATGTTGCAGTAAGTATTaaaagcataaaaaagttGTGGCTAGGAACATGCCGGGTAACTTACATGCAACAGTATTCCTGAGATCTGGAAGCCATTCTTTAGAGGGCAAACACTAGGACATGGCTCCGACAATGTCCACTTCTAGAGAGAGAACAAGTTAGCGATGACAACTGAAAATAGTTTGTCTTCTTTTCTCGTTTGGGGGAGAGGCCACACTTGTCCCGTCTCCTAGACCTCATTTAGAGAACCCCGTAATTGAGAATGGTTTGAGCCCCTGAGAGGCTTGTCTTGATGGAATGTCATTGTCCGCGTGAATGAAGTCCTGGAAAGGACTGTGGTTTGTCTCGGACTGATGTTTCAAGCGCAACCTGAACGGAAGTTACCTTTGTCTCACCCCTACACTTTTCGATAAGAACAAGGCATTGAGTTGcattgttgtggtttataaaTTCTCCTCTACTCGACAGCTGCGACATAGAAATGGGTTACTTTACTTTCAGATAATTACTTCCACGGCAAAATTCATTAAAGgcttttcatttccttttagGGGAAAAGAAGAGATCATTGGGCGAGAGATCAGAGATTTCATGGAAAATAACAAGGCTTTGGAAAATGAACTAGTTGAGGAGACGGGTGTAACAGAACCAGAACTGATGAAGTATTTGAAGGAGAGTGTACACTTAAAAGAGGACAAAAGAAAGAATCTATTTCGATGGTACCTTGAGAAAAAACTCAGCCGAATGGAATCAGGTTCGATAAATTGCCTCTTTTTGTCTTCAGCTGCATTCAACTAAGTTTTCTTGCAAATCACAACTGTCGCAAGAAATCAAACAAGCCAATCACCACAAAGCAAATACATGCCTTCGCCgttaagcgcgggaaaaagaGCGAATAGGCCAGaattgtctttcttttttaacgtCCTTTGATTCATTGAGAATGTAACGTGATATAAGAAAACCAATCACCAAGagtagagcggttttcaaatgactgtcgaaaaaccaaaaccaaacaataactccgaccaatcacaacaggagcagacggcgccatgaaccaatcacaattcctagcaattacctgtaactcgctcgaagcgcgggaaaaatcacgcgtacatggtgcgattggttttggttttgcgtctcattggtcgtaaaactggcgcgagtcttttaagccaatcactgagCGTAGccatcgcaatcacgtaatcactttcgacagtcatttgaaaactgctctattggGACAAATCGCGATTGGTTCCTGGTATTCAATGGGCTACAAGTTTAAAAGGTGAAAGTCTCTTAAGACTGCTagaacgttttcaaattgAGGTTTTGAGCAATGAAACAACTGTCATTTtgcgttttattttttcaagatGACGAGAGCTACACTTGTTACAAGTGCGGAAAGATCTTTGCGTACGAGAGTTACCTGGAGCGCCATGTTAAATACGTCTGCCCCGACAAAACAGGTCGCACCTGGAAGTGCTCCTACTGCAGCAAAGCATTTCAGTACCCTTGTTATTTGAGAAGGCACATGCGTTCTCATACAGGTAAGCCGAAATTATCTTAAGAGTGCGCTTGGCTCGAGTGAAAGTGTAAGCTTCATCAATTTGCCAGTgagctgaaaaaatgaaaaagctgTTACGCTAATTGCTTTGTATGTTTTCCAGGTGAAAGTCCTTACAAGTGCACGCAATGTTCACGTGCATTCGTTCGGTCCACCGACCTTCAAAGACACTTACGCAATCACACAGGAGAGAAGCCCTACAAATGCCAAGAATGTTCGAGAGCCTTTGCACGCTCGACGGACCTAAAACGTCACATGCGCACGCACACAGGGGAGAAGCCTTACAAATGTTGGCAGTGCTCCAAGGCATTTTCCCAGTCTGGCAGTTTGCAGACACATTTGCATACTCATTTCAAAGAGTCGCTGCAAATTAAAGGGGTTATACCGGATAAAAACAAACGGAATTGAAATGGCTAAAGAAATCAGAGATTAATTCCTGCGAGCTAGATGCCAATAGCATCCCCTCCAGCAAAGTGATGTACATAAAGTTTCCACCATTGGAATGTGACGACTGCGCATTTCAGGTTTGTTTTTTGACAAGCAGTCATTTACGCGCATGCTCTTCGAAAGCAAAGATACGTCTTGACAGAAGATATTACAGATTGCTCGCTGGCGCAAAAGCAGACCACAGCTTGGTAATTCCGATCTTTTTTGCTCGCTTACCAAACGAATTCGTCGAACCGATGAGAATTTACAGAAAGTGAATATAAGTTTCAGAAAGAAAGACGCACACCAATGCAAGGAAGGTGCGAGTTGTACATGTGCTATAGGCGCAATAACATGTATTCATTTCATATGTAGTGGGCTCGTTCAcaagaaattaaattcaaaattttgttcattgaGAGGTGTAAAAAAGTTAACACTATTTTGCTGTTGTGCTGCAATTACTTGTTTTCATGACATGAAGctgaaaatattaatcaaaatgaacaaaatccTGGCCACCATTTTCTGTAACATTTACCCAGAACATATATCGcgtctgtttgtttgttttatattttgtttttacgcATTgataaaaccgaaaaaaaagcttAGCAAAACCATCGCGTTAAGGAAAATGCACATTTCGAAATTTTGCCGCATGCAATATATCAGAGTATAGTTTTGTGTATATTTTTGCTTGGGAAGCTATTtatttatgaatattattttttgcgtagctttggaaaaaagaaatgaatacgCTTGTAAGGTTTCTACAAGGCGTTTATGCTCAAATTTATGCTCATTTGACACACAATTTGCTCATGCAGTTTACAATCCCACGGGAGTTGTTTGACGACACGTGATCTAATTACTTTAAACCATGTCACCACTAATTGGCTCTTTTGCTTCAAGCAAGTTCGTAGCGAACTCTGGGTAGGTTCAGTCCTCTacattttgtctgtttgtcGCAACAAAGGACTGGCACTACCCAAGTTTCCTTAGGAAATCGGTTACCATGGCCACAAAAGTACTTATGACACTGAAACTATTTCAAAATGCCGTGTTTCTCCTCGTAAACGGGTGAAACTTCCAGCTTATGTTTCAATGTTTCCTTGGCCATGCGTTCGAGAAAAAAACGTTACATAAGAATCACAAGGTATTCCTTCAGGTCGCTGAGAACAGACATGTTGTAAACTATCAAATCTAACGGCTAATCCTTGAATTGTTTTCGGCAGTTTCGTTTTTAGCCTTAAAGGTAAGAAATTTATAAGAGAAAAACGCGTTTTTGACATCGATTGCAGATATGAACAATAACCGATTTTTTTACACTgcaggtttttcttttaactcaGCTCTTTCAAGCACCACTTTCTCAAACGTAGAAGCTCAAACTTTGAACTCGTCTGTACGATTTGTGAAAACTAATATTCCATCTTgggcattattttttttaatttccatgtACATAAACTTaagggtttttttctttcaaaccatgttaaaaaaaaaacagctagaTTTAATGGGTGTAGAGACGAATTTTGAGCAAGACAAATTCAAAATCGATTGTAGCGTTCT
This sequence is a window from Acropora palmata chromosome 9, jaAcrPala1.3, whole genome shotgun sequence. Protein-coding genes within it:
- the LOC141892126 gene encoding uncharacterized protein LOC141892126, which codes for MPKSFLVKKTSRIKRKHEEDTCEENEEGSNFGGEDRPNAINQDISSTGDVAIQCNLESGANPHVPHSISGGNHPTAFPALDTRGLHTLAELCLRRADYEFSTQNVDTDNKNTSNTGSLGTDFREPFKLHVSQKKRLVSDSVVPTLRKQQVGAKESAVEKCEDLKERRKEALRRASNASDEGSSRLHKLDDELEKMLQGKEEIIGREIRDFMENNKALENELVEETGVTEPELMKYLKESVHLKEDKRKNLFRWYLEKKLSRMESDDESYTCYKCGKIFAYESYLERHVKYVCPDKTGRTWKCSYCSKAFQYPCYLRRHMRSHTGESPYKCTQCSRAFVRSTDLQRHLRNHTGEKPYKCQECSRAFARSTDLKRHMRTHTGEKPYKCWQCSKAFSQSGSLQTHLHTHFKESLQIKGVIPDKNKRN